In a single window of the Carassius carassius chromosome 26, fCarCar2.1, whole genome shotgun sequence genome:
- the LOC132106253 gene encoding kit ligand-like, translating to MFHMREVKIGESICVLVLLFSGLVTCSGVIGSPLTDDVATLETLSENIPNDYRIPISFITKDVGGACWLYVNLNHVESSLKTLARKFGNLSTNKANISIFVTMLEGFRFTLDNEELEVTMQTFECHYRRGKWLTRRYFNHVKEVLTAAGSTLGKFHDCTPPPCKTPPAPPFTPGKSRQQNGMNGATHGLLALLIIPSMAVLVLTVRMVFRRSNGCVQRMHEVSLNEPHDGAEESRTEPHSGGLPNSSSSSQQDRACVDSLGCADTEV from the exons ATGTTCCACATGAGGGAGGTTAAG ATCGGAGAAAGCATTTGTGTATTAGTGTTGCTTTTTTCTGGGCTTGTGACCTGCTCAGGTGTTATTGGAAGCCCTTTAACAGATGACGTTGCCACGCTGGAAACACTG AGTGAAAATATTCCCAATGACTACAGAATACCTATCAGCTTCATCACCAAGGATGTG GGTGGAGCTTGCTGGCTATATGTGAACCTGAATCACGTTGAAAGCAGTTTAAAAACGTTGGCCCGAAAGTTTGGCAACTTGTCCACCAATAAAGCAAACATCTCTATTTTTGTAACAATGCTGGAGGGTTTTCGTTTCACTCTGGACAATGAGGAGCTG GAGGTGACAATGCAAACATTCGAGTGCCACTACAGAAGGGGAAAGTGGCTGACTAGACGTTACTTTAACCATGTTAAAGAGGTTCTTACAGCGGCTGGATCAACGCTTGGCAAATTTCATGACTGCACACCTCCTCCTTGCAAGACCCCGCCAGCTCCTCCTTTCACACCAG GTAAAAGCAGACAGCAAAACGGTATGAACGGAGCGACTCATGGGCTCTTGGCGCTGCTCATCATCCCTAGCATGGCAGTTCTGGTCCTCACTGTCAGGATG GTATTTAGAAGAAGCAACGGCTGTGTGCAAAGAATGCACGAAGTCAGTTTGAATGAGCCCCACGACGGAGCTGAAGAAAGCAGAACCGAGCCCCATAGCGGAGGGCTCCCTAATTCCAGCTCTAGCAGCCAACAGGACAG GGCGTGTGTGGATTCTTTAGGGTGTGCAGACACAGaggtttaa